In Pollutimonas sp. M17, a single genomic region encodes these proteins:
- a CDS encoding PLP-dependent aminotransferase family protein, translated as METGTLTAQVMREIQQRIAGRQLITGARLPSIRALAGYMGVSKSTVVEAYDRLAAEGTIFARRGSGFYVAAPMPPLSLVDIGPRLDREIDPLWVARQALDTQGELLKPGCGWLPPSWLPQDSMRRALRSLAKADSEALSSYDTPLGFAPLRQLLARRLHDSAIDAAPDQILLADCGTQALDLLCRFLLESGDAVLVDDPCYFNFHALLRAHHAKVVGVPYTPSGPDLQRFEQALAEHRPRLYLTNSALHNPTGAALSPLTAHRVLKLAEHYELTIVEDDIFADFEPEPSPRLAAFDGLNRVVHVGSFSKTLSASVRCGYIAARPEWVDALADLKIATTFGGSRLSAELVYRMLKEGSYRRHTEGLRLRLAHAMGPVADRLAALGIQPWMRPRGGMFLWCGLPGGVDAVELSRRALEQGVVLAPGNVFSLSKSAGSFLRFNVAQSGDARLYDVLRTLLSRPAGQAEAAAGHSAAA; from the coding sequence ATGGAAACAGGGACATTGACGGCGCAGGTGATGCGCGAAATCCAGCAACGGATTGCGGGGCGCCAATTGATCACGGGCGCCAGGCTGCCGTCCATAAGGGCTTTGGCCGGATACATGGGCGTGTCCAAGTCCACGGTGGTCGAAGCCTACGACCGCCTGGCGGCGGAGGGAACGATCTTTGCCAGAAGGGGATCGGGCTTCTACGTGGCGGCGCCCATGCCTCCCTTGTCGCTGGTGGACATCGGCCCCCGGCTGGATCGCGAGATCGACCCGTTATGGGTTGCGCGCCAGGCGCTGGATACGCAAGGCGAGCTGCTCAAGCCGGGTTGCGGCTGGCTGCCGCCATCGTGGCTGCCTCAGGACAGCATGCGCCGCGCCTTGCGTTCGCTCGCCAAGGCGGACTCAGAAGCCTTGTCCAGCTACGACACGCCTTTGGGATTCGCGCCGCTAAGGCAACTGCTGGCCCGCCGGCTTCATGACAGCGCCATCGATGCCGCGCCCGACCAGATACTATTGGCCGATTGCGGCACGCAGGCACTGGACCTGCTGTGCCGGTTCCTGCTCGAGTCGGGCGATGCCGTACTGGTCGACGATCCTTGCTATTTCAATTTCCATGCCTTGCTGCGGGCCCATCATGCGAAGGTCGTAGGCGTGCCTTATACCCCGTCAGGCCCGGACCTTCAGCGTTTCGAGCAGGCGCTTGCCGAGCATCGGCCGCGCCTGTACCTGACCAACTCGGCCTTGCACAATCCCACGGGCGCGGCGCTGTCGCCCCTGACGGCCCATCGCGTGCTCAAGCTGGCGGAGCATTATGAACTGACGATAGTCGAGGACGACATCTTCGCCGATTTCGAGCCCGAGCCGTCGCCGCGCCTGGCCGCCTTCGACGGCCTGAACAGGGTGGTGCATGTGGGCAGCTTCTCGAAGACGCTTTCGGCCTCGGTGCGCTGCGGCTACATTGCCGCCCGGCCCGAATGGGTGGACGCCCTGGCCGACCTGAAAATAGCCACCACATTCGGCGGCAGCCGGCTGTCGGCCGAACTCGTTTACCGGATGCTCAAGGAAGGCAGCTATCGCCGGCATACCGAGGGATTGCGCCTGCGCCTGGCCCATGCCATGGGGCCCGTGGCCGACAGGCTTGCCGCTTTGGGCATACAGCCGTGGATGCGGCCCCGCGGTGGAATGTTCTTGTGGTGCGGCCTGCCGGGCGGGGTCGATGCGGTCGAACTCAGCCGCCGGGCGCTGGAACAGGGCGTTGTGCTGGCTCCTGGAAACGTATTCAGCCTGTCCAAATCGGCCGGGTCGTTCTTGCGTTTCAATGTGGCGCAGTCGGGCGACGCACGCTTGTACGACGTGCTTCGCACGCTGCTGAGCCGGCCGGCCGGGCAGGCGGAAGCGGCTGCGGGGCACTCCGCGGCCGCTTGA
- a CDS encoding muropeptide transporter codes for MATFTSVYASPRVIPLLVLGFASGLPLALTSGTLQAWATVDNVSLQNIGFLTLIGTAYTLKFLWAPLVDRYAPPILGRRRSWIFFTQLMLAAAIAGMGLFSPGNHLGLLAALAVLVAFLSATQDIAFDAYSTDVLRKEERAAGAAVKVLGYRLAMIVSGGLALVLADQWLGWRNTYFLMGGFMAVCAIATVLAPEPEVVARAPRSLAVAVVEPLVEFFKRRGAITILLLIVLYKLGDAFAGALSTTFLLRGAGFSVSEVGTINKVFGLAATIVGALAGGSIMSRLGLYRSLMLFGLLQAISNFGYWVLAVTPPQVYSMALVVAVENLCGGLGTAAFVALLMALCKQEFSATQFALLSALSAVGRTYLAGPLTPPLVESIGWPGFFVITVLIALPGLILLRLRRAEIEGLDTAP; via the coding sequence ATCGCTACATTTACCAGCGTCTATGCCAGCCCACGCGTCATTCCCCTGCTGGTGCTCGGATTCGCAAGCGGCCTGCCGCTCGCCCTGACCAGCGGAACGCTGCAGGCCTGGGCCACCGTCGATAATGTATCGCTGCAGAACATAGGCTTTCTGACCCTGATCGGCACGGCGTACACGCTCAAGTTCCTTTGGGCGCCGCTGGTCGACAGGTATGCGCCGCCCATCCTGGGGCGTCGGCGCAGCTGGATATTCTTTACGCAGCTCATGCTGGCGGCGGCCATCGCCGGCATGGGCCTGTTTTCCCCCGGCAATCATCTGGGCCTGCTTGCCGCGCTGGCGGTGCTGGTGGCCTTTCTGTCGGCGACCCAGGACATCGCCTTCGATGCCTACAGCACCGATGTGCTGCGCAAGGAAGAGCGGGCGGCGGGGGCGGCGGTCAAGGTGCTGGGATACCGCCTGGCCATGATCGTGTCGGGTGGGCTGGCGCTGGTGCTGGCCGATCAGTGGCTGGGCTGGCGGAACACCTACTTCCTGATGGGCGGTTTCATGGCGGTGTGCGCCATCGCCACCGTCCTGGCTCCCGAACCCGAGGTGGTCGCGCGCGCGCCGCGATCGCTTGCGGTCGCCGTGGTCGAGCCGCTGGTGGAGTTTTTCAAGCGGCGCGGCGCCATCACCATCTTGCTGCTCATCGTGCTTTACAAGCTGGGCGATGCGTTCGCCGGCGCGCTGTCGACCACCTTCCTTTTGCGCGGCGCGGGCTTCAGCGTGTCCGAAGTGGGCACCATCAACAAGGTATTCGGCCTGGCGGCCACCATTGTGGGGGCGCTTGCGGGCGGCTCCATCATGTCGCGGCTGGGCCTGTACCGGTCGCTGATGCTGTTCGGCCTGTTGCAGGCGATCTCCAATTTCGGCTACTGGGTGCTGGCCGTGACGCCGCCCCAGGTCTATTCCATGGCGTTGGTCGTGGCGGTGGAGAACTTGTGCGGAGGGTTGGGCACGGCCGCTTTCGTCGCCTTGCTGATGGCCTTGTGCAAGCAGGAGTTCTCGGCGACCCAGTTCGCCCTGCTATCGGCCTTGTCGGCGGTCGGACGCACTTACCTGGCCGGTCCCTTGACGCCGCCCTTGGTCGAATCGATAGGCTGGCCCGGCTTTTTCGTGATCACCGTGCTGATCGCCTTGCCGGGCCTGATCCTGCTGCGCCTGCGCAGGGCCGAGATCGAAGGCCTGGATACGGCCCCCTGA
- a CDS encoding TonB-dependent receptor, whose translation MPTRLFLHAAIVAAFAGAPVYAQTTSSDSSVETLAPVTVQSSADASAGGLLPAYAGGQVSRGGRMGLLGNLDTMDSPFNSTQYTNQLIKDQQAASVADILQNDPGVRNARGFGNFQQVYMVRGFPLFSDDITYNGLYGLLPRQYLASEFIERLDVFRGANAFLNGAAPGNSGLGGSINVVPKRAPNEPLSEVTLGWESGNQGYAALDLARRFGPDDSTGIRLNAVRRDGGTAVDDEKRELSAFGLGLDWRGERARLSADLGWQDHRLQDPQPSINVDAGLPIPSAPNASTNLGPGYIHSNERDLFGTIRGEFDITDKMTAWAAVGGRSSDESSFTTTPKVINLAGDMTMSGMTVTRKDSVKTGEVGLRAKFDTGSVGHTVNISANHYRWDSRNAYISFAGVGHSNLYSPVRVARPQAVGGSGGDIHDPLLTESIRTTSFAIADTMSLLDNKVLFTAGLRHQKISSRSYNYNTGESNGPANSASRITPVAGLVIKATDQISLYANYIEGLSQIGAAPATFGSSPRRPVVNVGATFDPVQTKQKEVGIKYDGGKIGASLALFTSDQPSAYVDPDSLVYGVYGKQRNRGAELSVYGEPVRGLRVLGGVTLLDAKQVTTVGGANDGNRAIGVPRTMANLGLEWDVPGTGGLTLTGQAVYTSSQYADAANKQELPAWTRFDLGARYLTEIDGHLLTLRANVINVANKNYWASAGGYPGAGYLVLGAPRTVMLSATLQY comes from the coding sequence ATGCCTACACGCCTCTTCCTGCACGCGGCGATCGTCGCCGCCTTTGCGGGCGCACCGGTTTATGCGCAGACCACTTCCTCAGACTCTTCCGTTGAAACCCTGGCGCCGGTTACCGTGCAGTCCAGCGCCGACGCGTCGGCCGGGGGCCTGCTGCCGGCGTATGCCGGCGGGCAGGTGTCGCGCGGCGGGCGCATGGGCCTGCTGGGCAATCTGGACACCATGGACAGCCCATTCAACAGCACGCAATACACCAACCAATTGATCAAGGATCAGCAGGCGGCCAGCGTGGCGGACATCCTGCAGAATGATCCCGGTGTGCGCAATGCGCGGGGCTTCGGCAACTTCCAGCAGGTCTATATGGTTCGAGGGTTCCCGTTGTTCTCGGACGACATCACCTACAACGGCCTGTACGGTCTGCTGCCGCGCCAGTACCTGGCCAGCGAGTTCATCGAACGCCTGGACGTGTTCCGTGGGGCAAACGCCTTTTTGAACGGCGCGGCTCCAGGCAATTCCGGACTGGGCGGCTCGATCAACGTGGTCCCGAAGCGGGCGCCCAACGAGCCCTTGTCCGAAGTGACATTGGGCTGGGAAAGCGGCAACCAGGGTTATGCGGCGCTTGATCTGGCCAGGCGCTTCGGTCCCGATGACAGCACCGGTATCCGTTTGAATGCCGTGCGTCGCGACGGCGGCACGGCCGTGGACGACGAAAAGCGCGAATTGAGTGCCTTCGGATTGGGCCTGGACTGGCGCGGCGAGCGTGCGCGGCTGTCGGCGGATTTGGGATGGCAGGATCACCGCTTGCAGGATCCCCAGCCCAGCATCAACGTCGATGCGGGCCTGCCCATACCGTCCGCGCCCAATGCCAGCACCAATCTGGGGCCGGGCTATATCCATTCCAACGAGCGCGACCTGTTCGGGACCATTCGGGGTGAGTTCGATATCACCGACAAGATGACGGCCTGGGCGGCGGTGGGCGGGCGCAGCAGCGACGAGTCTTCTTTTACGACCACGCCAAAAGTCATAAACCTGGCGGGCGACATGACTATGTCCGGCATGACCGTTACGCGCAAGGATAGTGTCAAAACGGGTGAAGTTGGCTTAAGGGCCAAGTTCGATACTGGCAGCGTCGGCCACACTGTCAATATATCCGCCAATCATTACCGATGGGATAGCCGGAATGCCTACATTTCCTTTGCGGGAGTTGGGCATTCCAACTTGTACAGCCCCGTGCGTGTCGCACGTCCGCAAGCCGTCGGAGGATCGGGCGGCGATATACACGATCCGTTGTTGACCGAGAGTATACGGACCACCAGTTTCGCCATCGCAGATACCATGTCCCTGCTGGACAACAAGGTGTTGTTCACGGCGGGCCTGCGTCATCAAAAGATTTCCAGCCGCAGCTACAACTACAATACGGGTGAGTCGAACGGCCCCGCCAACAGTGCCAGCCGTATAACGCCTGTGGCCGGTCTGGTCATCAAGGCGACCGATCAGATTTCACTGTATGCCAACTATATTGAAGGGCTGTCCCAGATCGGCGCCGCGCCCGCTACGTTTGGCAGTAGCCCCAGGCGACCAGTTGTTAACGTTGGGGCCACCTTCGATCCAGTTCAAACCAAGCAGAAGGAAGTCGGCATCAAGTACGACGGTGGAAAAATCGGCGCCAGCCTGGCGCTGTTCACCTCTGACCAGCCCTCCGCCTATGTCGATCCGGACTCCCTGGTATACGGCGTCTACGGCAAGCAGCGCAACCGCGGCGCGGAGCTGAGCGTCTACGGCGAGCCTGTGCGCGGCTTGCGGGTGCTGGGCGGGGTGACGCTGCTGGACGCCAAGCAAGTCACCACGGTGGGTGGCGCCAATGATGGCAATCGCGCCATCGGCGTGCCCAGGACCATGGCGAACCTCGGCTTGGAATGGGATGTTCCGGGTACAGGCGGCCTGACGCTGACCGGCCAGGCGGTGTATACCTCGTCGCAGTACGCCGACGCCGCCAACAAGCAGGAACTGCCGGCCTGGACGCGCTTCGACCTGGGCGCGCGCTACCTGACCGAGATTGACGGCCACCTGCTGACCCTGCGCGCCAACGTCATCAACGTCGCCAACAAGAATTACTGGGCGTCCGCGGGCGGCTATCCCGGCGCCGGCTATCTGGTCCTGGGCGCGCCGCGCACCGTCATGCTTTCCGCCACGCTGCAATACTGA
- a CDS encoding diguanylate cyclase domain-containing protein: protein MNFKTIKFRILALGAGLMIANIIFRFVVALPFAQDTLHRLVDDQQLSIASYIARDIEHNVESRRTLVDQLARSLPAALLDRPKELGEWLEERRRLHPLFAEGMLLIDPQGKRIAFDGEAGNPDSKRDFSDSAWFQAALAAEVSVIGRPERSSTSGKPIIVMAAAIRDADRQPVAVLGGVADLSADGFLRDMQENQFGHRGGFLLISPQDQVFIGSSVPEMILKPTPPPGVNLLHDRAMAGYRGTGVTVNAQGVKELSAMASVPGTGWFVVARIPTQEAFRPVNALKALIAQSTAVAVAAVMLLLLLLLPRILRPLTESAQAMREMADGKRKLEALPVERDDEVGGLVQGFNYLLAKLRENEAVLKESEERLSFLAHHDTLTGLYNRQMLESRLDYALDLARRNGTSFALLFCDLDRFKPINDEFGHSMGDAVLVQVAQRFLRGRRSSDTVARLGGDEFVVLLTNLTDPRLDAERLAREYMISICAPYSVGDHRFTLSVSIGVALYTGEPVSGSQLMTRADMAMYQAKRTGRSRICVFGEASGDMAGSPATVPV, encoded by the coding sequence ATGAATTTCAAGACCATCAAATTTCGCATACTGGCCCTGGGCGCAGGGCTGATGATTGCGAACATCATTTTCCGGTTTGTCGTGGCGCTTCCGTTCGCGCAGGATACGCTGCACCGCCTGGTCGACGATCAGCAGCTTTCCATTGCCTCTTACATCGCGCGCGACATCGAGCATAACGTCGAAAGCCGGCGCACTCTGGTCGACCAGTTGGCGCGCAGCTTGCCGGCGGCGCTGCTTGACCGGCCCAAAGAGCTGGGCGAGTGGCTGGAAGAGCGCCGTCGCCTGCATCCCCTGTTCGCCGAAGGGATGCTGCTGATCGATCCGCAAGGCAAAAGAATAGCGTTCGACGGCGAGGCCGGGAACCCGGACAGCAAGCGGGATTTTTCCGATAGCGCCTGGTTCCAGGCCGCGCTGGCGGCCGAGGTGTCGGTGATCGGCAGGCCCGAGCGCTCTTCCACCAGCGGCAAGCCCATCATCGTCATGGCTGCGGCGATTCGAGACGCTGACCGGCAGCCGGTCGCGGTGTTGGGCGGGGTGGCCGATCTTAGCGCGGATGGCTTCCTGCGCGACATGCAGGAGAACCAGTTCGGCCATCGCGGCGGCTTCTTGCTGATTTCACCGCAGGACCAGGTTTTCATCGGTTCCAGCGTGCCAGAAATGATCCTCAAGCCCACGCCGCCGCCAGGGGTGAACCTGCTGCATGACCGTGCGATGGCCGGCTATCGCGGCACCGGCGTAACCGTCAATGCCCAAGGGGTCAAAGAGCTTTCCGCCATGGCCAGCGTTCCAGGCACCGGATGGTTCGTCGTAGCGCGCATACCCACGCAGGAAGCATTTCGTCCAGTGAATGCGCTCAAGGCATTGATCGCGCAAAGCACGGCAGTGGCCGTAGCGGCGGTCATGCTGCTTTTGCTGTTGTTGCTGCCTCGCATACTGCGGCCTCTTACCGAGAGCGCGCAGGCCATGCGGGAAATGGCTGACGGGAAGCGCAAGCTGGAAGCCCTGCCCGTTGAACGCGACGATGAAGTGGGCGGCCTGGTGCAGGGCTTCAATTACCTGTTGGCCAAACTGCGCGAGAACGAGGCCGTGCTCAAGGAAAGCGAAGAGCGCCTGTCCTTCCTGGCGCACCACGACACCTTGACGGGCTTGTATAACCGGCAGATGCTGGAAAGCCGCCTGGACTACGCGCTGGACCTGGCAAGGCGCAATGGCACGAGCTTCGCCTTGCTGTTTTGCGACCTTGACCGTTTCAAGCCCATCAACGACGAGTTCGGGCACTCCATGGGCGATGCCGTGCTGGTCCAGGTCGCGCAGCGTTTCCTGCGGGGGCGCAGAAGCTCCGACACGGTGGCGCGCCTGGGCGGGGACGAATTCGTCGTGCTGCTGACCAATCTGACCGATCCGCGCCTGGATGCCGAGCGGCTGGCCCGTGAATACATGATTTCGATCTGCGCTCCCTATAGTGTGGGCGACCACCGGTTCACGCTGAGCGTATCGATAGGCGTCGCCCTGTATACGGGAGAACCGGTGTCGGGGTCGCAACTGATGACGCGGGCCGATATGGCCATGTATCAAGCCAAGCGGACAGGCCGCTCGCGGATATGCGTTTTCGGTGAGGCCAGCGGCGACATGGCCGGCAGCCCGGCGACGGTGCCGGTATAA
- a CDS encoding trimeric intracellular cation channel family protein, with protein MLLALYLIAITAEAMTAALAAGRRDMDWIGVCIIACVTALGGGTLRDVVLGHYPVTWVLHPEYLWITAGAALVTALIAPVMRRLHSLFLWLDALGLVVFTVIGCQIALRMELPITVVLISGMITGCAGGMLRDILCNDIPLLLRKELYASVSVLTGALFLGAQHLGVGLNMSMIASMSAGLALRMLALRFNWQMPKFVYRDEWR; from the coding sequence ATGCTGCTGGCCCTGTACCTGATCGCCATTACGGCTGAAGCCATGACCGCGGCCCTGGCGGCGGGCCGGCGGGATATGGACTGGATAGGGGTCTGCATCATCGCCTGCGTCACGGCGCTGGGCGGCGGAACCTTGCGCGATGTGGTGCTCGGTCACTACCCGGTCACCTGGGTGCTGCATCCCGAATATCTATGGATAACGGCGGGGGCCGCCCTGGTCACCGCCCTGATCGCGCCCGTCATGCGGCGCCTGCACAGCCTTTTCCTTTGGCTGGACGCCTTGGGGCTGGTGGTCTTTACCGTCATCGGCTGCCAGATCGCCTTGCGCATGGAGCTGCCCATTACGGTCGTGCTCATCAGCGGCATGATCACCGGCTGCGCCGGCGGCATGTTGCGCGACATTCTGTGCAACGACATTCCACTGCTCTTGCGCAAGGAGCTGTACGCCAGCGTTTCCGTGCTGACGGGCGCCTTGTTCCTCGGCGCGCAACACCTGGGCGTGGGCCTGAATATGTCCATGATTGCATCCATGTCGGCGGGGCTGGCCCTGCGCATGCTTGCGCTGCGCTTCAACTGGCAGATGCCCAAGTTCGTTTACCGGGACGAATGGCGGTAG
- a CDS encoding DMT family transporter — protein MGEVSKGWLNGLAGVAIFSGSLPATRVAIAGFDPVFLTAARAAIAGILALILLGMQRSGRPSSRDMASLSTVALGVVVGFPLLSALALQYITAARSLVFIGLLPLSTAIFGVIRGRERPRPAFWLFALLGSACVAGFALAQDADASWRGDVLMLGAILTCGYGYAEGGRLSRHMGGWEVISWALVLSLPFMAVISIVTHPQSWQQIGLPAWIGLGYVSLFSMLIGFFFWYRGLAQGGIAAVGQLQLLQPFMGLALAAALLGESVSGAMMAATIAVVACVAGARIFARK, from the coding sequence ATGGGCGAAGTATCCAAAGGCTGGTTGAACGGACTGGCGGGCGTGGCCATTTTCAGCGGATCGCTGCCGGCCACCCGCGTGGCGATAGCCGGCTTCGACCCGGTATTCCTGACGGCGGCGCGGGCCGCCATCGCGGGCATTCTGGCCCTGATCCTGCTGGGCATGCAACGCAGCGGGCGGCCATCCTCGCGGGACATGGCCAGCCTTTCGACGGTGGCGCTGGGCGTGGTGGTCGGCTTCCCCCTCCTGTCGGCGCTGGCGCTGCAGTACATCACCGCGGCGCGCTCCCTGGTCTTCATCGGCCTGCTGCCCTTGTCCACCGCCATTTTCGGCGTCATACGCGGCAGGGAAAGGCCCCGCCCCGCTTTCTGGCTGTTCGCGCTCCTGGGCAGCGCCTGCGTGGCGGGCTTTGCCCTGGCGCAGGATGCCGACGCCTCCTGGCGCGGCGACGTGCTGATGCTCGGCGCCATCCTGACCTGCGGCTACGGCTACGCGGAAGGGGGGCGCCTGTCGCGGCACATGGGCGGCTGGGAGGTCATTTCCTGGGCGCTGGTGCTATCGCTGCCCTTCATGGCGGTCATTTCCATCGTCACGCACCCGCAGTCATGGCAGCAGATCGGCCTGCCCGCCTGGATAGGCCTGGGGTATGTATCCCTCTTCAGCATGCTGATCGGCTTTTTCTTCTGGTACCGGGGTTTGGCGCAAGGGGGAATCGCCGCCGTGGGCCAGCTGCAGCTGCTTCAACCTTTCATGGGTTTGGCCCTGGCCGCCGCCCTGCTGGGAGAAAGCGTCAGCGGGGCCATGATGGCCGCGACGATCGCAGTGGTGGCTTGCGTGGCGGGAGCGCGCATCTTCGCCAGGAAATGA
- a CDS encoding exodeoxyribonuclease III: MLRVISANLNGIRSAVSKGFLEWLAVQDADFICLQELKAQADNMTADMLNPPGYYGYFHYAEKKGYSGVGVYARRQPLQIIEGLGVPEIDAEGRYLELVYDTLSIISVYLPSGSSGDHRQAAKFVFMEHFFAHLANLVKCGRQVILCGDWNIAHKEIDLKNWKGNLKNSGFLPEERAWLTRVFDEIGWVDVYRRLHPEATGDAYTWWSNRGQAWAKNVGWRIDYQIASPEIAATATTASIYKEQRFSDHAPLTIDYETAL, encoded by the coding sequence ATGCTTCGTGTGATATCCGCCAACCTCAATGGCATCCGCTCCGCCGTCAGCAAGGGCTTCCTCGAATGGCTGGCCGTGCAGGACGCCGATTTCATCTGCCTGCAGGAACTGAAGGCCCAGGCCGACAACATGACGGCCGACATGCTCAATCCCCCCGGCTATTACGGCTACTTCCATTATGCCGAGAAAAAAGGCTATAGCGGCGTGGGCGTGTATGCGCGCCGCCAGCCGCTGCAGATCATCGAGGGCCTGGGCGTGCCTGAAATCGACGCCGAAGGCCGCTATCTGGAACTCGTCTACGATACGCTTTCCATCATATCGGTCTATCTGCCCTCGGGCTCCAGCGGCGATCATCGGCAAGCGGCCAAGTTCGTGTTCATGGAGCACTTCTTTGCCCACCTGGCCAATCTGGTCAAATGCGGACGCCAGGTCATCCTGTGCGGCGACTGGAACATCGCCCACAAGGAAATCGACCTGAAGAACTGGAAAGGCAACCTGAAGAACAGCGGATTCCTGCCCGAGGAACGCGCCTGGCTGACACGCGTATTCGACGAAATCGGCTGGGTGGACGTGTATCGCCGCCTGCACCCCGAGGCCACGGGGGACGCCTATACCTGGTGGAGCAATCGCGGCCAGGCCTGGGCCAAGAACGTGGGCTGGCGCATCGACTACCAGATCGCCTCGCCTGAAATCGCCGCCACGGCCACGACTGCGTCCATCTACAAAGAGCAGCGCTTCAGCGACCATGCGCCGCTGACCATCGACTACGAAACGGCGCTGTAG
- a CDS encoding PepSY-associated TM helix domain-containing protein: MRLFATLIHRWAGLFIALFLVVSGLTGAVISWDHEIDEWLNSDLYKIESQGEFRSPIDLIKVVEADDPHAQVVYVPLHFEEGHAATYLVQPRIDPATGKPYPLDYTQVFIDPVTAAIVGKRDAGEVSLSRRALMPFLRDLHESLHVPAFWGSDRWGYQFMGIVALVWLLDSFVALYLTLPLRRRQAGAASGGAADGDGPAPSNGRNWWQRWKPSWRIRWGAGGYKLNFDLHRAAGLWVWGVILVIAFTSFSLNLYREVFFPAMSLVSQVTPGPFETRPRSPLNQPIEPRIGFGQALELSREQAGRQNWERPPGGIFYARNLGFYSTAFFHPGADHGSGGMAIANMYFDGSDGRYLGDYLPWKGTAADIFVQLQFPLHSGRILGFPGRVMMSLMGLVVAMLSITGIVIWARKRRARKQAAWRDASSPVAGRNAALPHATPSKRHDAPHAGGGS; the protein is encoded by the coding sequence ATGAGGCTGTTTGCAACACTGATACACCGCTGGGCCGGACTGTTCATTGCTTTGTTCCTGGTCGTCTCGGGCCTGACCGGGGCGGTGATCTCCTGGGATCACGAGATCGATGAATGGCTGAACAGCGATCTGTACAAGATCGAAAGCCAGGGCGAGTTTCGCTCGCCCATCGACCTGATCAAGGTGGTCGAGGCCGACGACCCCCATGCCCAGGTGGTGTACGTGCCCCTGCATTTCGAGGAGGGGCACGCCGCCACCTATCTGGTCCAGCCGCGCATCGACCCGGCCACGGGCAAGCCTTATCCGCTGGACTACACGCAAGTGTTCATCGACCCGGTCACTGCCGCCATCGTCGGCAAGCGCGATGCCGGCGAAGTGTCGCTCTCCAGGCGGGCGCTCATGCCTTTCCTGCGCGATCTGCATGAAAGCCTGCATGTCCCCGCGTTCTGGGGCTCGGACCGCTGGGGCTATCAGTTCATGGGCATCGTCGCCCTGGTCTGGTTGCTGGACAGCTTCGTGGCCCTGTACCTGACTTTGCCGCTTCGTCGCCGGCAGGCGGGGGCCGCCAGTGGCGGCGCAGCGGACGGCGACGGCCCCGCGCCATCCAATGGGCGCAACTGGTGGCAACGCTGGAAGCCTTCCTGGCGGATACGCTGGGGGGCGGGCGGCTACAAGCTTAATTTCGACCTGCATCGGGCCGCGGGATTGTGGGTGTGGGGCGTCATTCTCGTCATTGCCTTCACCTCGTTTTCGCTGAACCTGTATCGCGAGGTGTTCTTCCCGGCGATGTCGCTGGTGTCGCAGGTGACGCCGGGACCCTTCGAAACGCGGCCCAGGTCGCCGCTGAATCAACCCATCGAGCCGCGTATCGGGTTCGGACAGGCGCTGGAGCTATCCCGCGAGCAGGCCGGCCGGCAAAATTGGGAGCGGCCGCCCGGAGGAATCTTCTATGCGCGCAACCTGGGCTTCTATAGCACTGCCTTCTTCCATCCTGGAGCGGATCATGGCAGTGGCGGCATGGCGATAGCGAACATGTATTTCGACGGCTCGGACGGCCGCTACCTGGGCGATTACCTGCCCTGGAAGGGCACGGCGGCGGATATCTTCGTCCAGTTGCAGTTTCCCCTGCACTCCGGCCGCATCCTGGGTTTCCCCGGCCGCGTCATGATGTCGCTGATGGGCCTGGTGGTGGCCATGTTGTCCATTACCGGCATCGTGATCTGGGCACGCAAGCGCCGCGCCCGCAAGCAGGCGGCCTGGCGCGATGCCTCTTCCCCCGTCGCGGGCCGCAATGCCGCCTTGCCGCACGCGACGCCGTCTAAGCGGCACGACGCCCCCCATGCGGGGGGCGGCTCCTAG